A segment of the Agromyces sp. H17E-10 genome:
GGCGGGTCCCGAGCAGCTCGCCGACCCGGTGCGCGACCTCGAAGAGCTCGAGCCCGAGCGCCTCGGTGACGGCGCCGAGCACCTCGCTCGACGGCTCCTTGCGGCCGCGTTCGATCTCGGAGAGGTACTGCGGCGAGACGCCGGCCGTCGCCGCGACCTCGGTGAGGATCCGCTCCTGCGCGAGCCGTTCGCCGCGCAGCACCTCGCCGAGCACGTCGCGCCAGAGCGGCTTCGACCGCTTCTTCACCTTCGGGAACTCGACGACCTTGCCCATGTCGAGAGGCTAACCGCGGCGGCGGCGCTGCGACAGGGTCATCCGCTCACAGCAGAATGCGCGCCTGCGCAGACGTCGCAGGCGACGCGGGACCCGAACCCGCGCCGCCTGCGCCCACCGACTCGACGCCTCGGCGTCGAGTCGGGGCCTTCATCGGCGGATGCCGCCGATGTTGATCTCCGCAGCACCGCCGAACGCGTTACCGGCGATCGAGTTCAGGCCGACGAGCTTCACGTAGCGACCGGCGGTCGCCGCGAATGCCACGCGCTGCGGGCCGAGGTCGGCCGTGAACGAACCGGTCGCGACCGGATCGCCCCACGTCGTGCCGTCGGCCGAGACGTAGACCTGGTAGTCCTTCATCCGACCGTTGACCGCGTTCTGCCGCGTCACGTACTCGAGGCCGGTCACGTCGTACTCGGCGCCGAGGTCGATCGTGATGTGGTGCGGGTACGGGCGGGCGCCGTCGCGGTAGGCGGTGTGCCAGATGGTGTTCGTGTCGCCGTCGATCGCGTTGGTCGCCGGCGTGCGCTCCGAAACCGTCTCCTCGCTCGAGACGTCGGCGATCGACAACGTCGACTGGTCGATGAGGTTCGGCATGGGCGGGATCGTCGGGATCGAGACCGTCTCGGTCGCAGTCCCCGCACCGTCGCCGCCGCGGTACTCGGCGGTCGCGGTGAAGACCCGCAGCGCGTAGCCGGGTCGCTTCTCGGGAATGCGGATCTGGAAGGCGGCCGACTCGTCGTCGCCGGGCGCGATGCGTCCGAGGTCGTCGTCGACGGCGACGACCTGCCAGCCGATCGGACCCGCGAACGACACGCCGACCTTGGTCATCGCCTTCGCCGAGTCGTTCTGCACGGTGACCTCGACGTCGAGGATCGCCGGGCCGTCGAGGCTGATCTCCGAGATCGAGACGGCGATGTCGGGTTCGGCGGGCGGCTCCTCCTCGGCGGCCTCGACGGGCGTCGGGGCCGCGGCCGGGCCGCTCGAACCGGATGCCCCGGGCGCGACGGCCTCCGGGGCGGGAACGTCGGCCGACGGCGCGTCCGTCGACGGGGCTTCGGTCGACGGGGCTTCGGTCGACGGCGCCGCTCCGTCGGGCTCGGGCGCGGGCGACGACTCGGGAACCGCCGGCGCGGGGGTGCTCGTCGCGACCGGTTCGGTCGCGTCATCCGGGGTGCTGGCGAACGCGGGCTGGACCGCGAGCGCGAGCGTCGAGGCGAGGGCGAGCGCGAGTGCGCCGCGCCGGACGGTCTTCGATGACATGTCTGTTCCTCTCTCGTCGGCGTCAGGCGACGGCGGGCATGGTCGTGCGGACGGAGTCGAGGCCGAGGCGGAGCTTCTTCCACTCGCCCCGTGTGAAGTCGGGCACCTCGACCGGGCGGCCGTTCTTCTCGATCGACATCACGCTGAGCGGCACCGGGGCGCACCACGCCGCCGAGTCGTACACGTCGATGTCGGGCACCTGGCCGGTGCGCATCAGCTGCACGATGCGCCACTGGAGCACGTAGTCCATGCCACCGTGGCCGCCGCCCGACGCGGGACCCTCGAGGTCCTTCCAGAGCCAGTGGTCGTACTCGGTGCGCAGGGCGCTCGCGCCGCGCCAGGTGTCACCGCTGTGCAGCGGCTCGACGTAGATCCGGGCTCCGGTCGCGTCGCTGCCGGCATAGTCCTCGAAGAGGCCGCGGCTGCCCTCGAGCGTGTTGATGCGGCTGTACGGGCGCGGCTGGCTGACGTTGTGCTCGGCCCGGATCGTGCGGCCCTTCGCCGTGTTGATCATGCAGGTCACCAGGTCGCCGTTGACGTACTCCTCCTTCCACGACCGGTGGTCGCGCGGCACGAAGCGCTCGCGGTAGTCGGCGAGGCCGCGCGGTGCGGTGGTCGTCGCGGAGAGCGTCGTGAACCGGTCGCCGCGGTTGATGTCCATGGCGGCGGCGATCGGTGCGAGTCCGTGCATCGGGTAGAAGCTCGCGACGCTCTTCGTGTGCCAGATGCGTCGCCAGTCGTCGGTGTAGTAGCCGTCGTTGAAGAGCAGTGCCCGGAGGTCGTGCAGGTAGCCGCCGTGGCCGCTCGTGATGTCGCCGAACACGCCGTCGTGCGCCATCTTGAGCATCGCGAGCTCGTTGCGGCCGTACGAGCAGTTCTCCATCAGCCACAGGTGCTTGCGGGTCTGCTCGCTCGTGTCGACGAGGTCCCACAGCTCGTCGAGCTCGGTCGCGATCGGCAGTTCGACGCCGACGTGGGCGCCGGCGCGGAGGGCGGCCTTGCCCTGCGGGTAGTGGAACTCCCAGGGGGTCGCGATGTAGACGAGGTCGAGTTCTTCGGTGTCGAGCATCTTCTGGAACGAGGTGTCGGCACCGCCGTACTCGCGCGGGCGGGTCTTGCCCGCGGCTGCGACGCGATCGGCGGCGCGCGTCGCCCGATCGGCTCGGATGTCGCAGACGGCGACGACCTCGGCGCCGGGCACCGCGACCCAGCTGCCGAGCATGCCCATGCCTCGGTTGCCGAGGCCGATCAGGCCGATCTTCACGGTGTCGACGGCCTCGAACGGCACGTTCGCCATCGACTTCGCACCCGAGGCGCGCATCGGTGCGAGGGCGCCGGCGGGTCCGGCCGACGCGGCCGTCGCGATGGCCACGCCGGCCAGCGCGCCGCCGATGAGATTGCGTCGAGTGAAGCCCGACGGCATCGACTCGAGTCCGGCCGCCGGCCGGGTTCGCTCACGAGAACTGGTCAAGAAACGCATCGTTGCACTCCTGGCGTCAGTGGGTAGGTCACTTGGGGAGCACACTCTCGCGAATGATCGCTGGATGTCAAGAGTTGATTCAAAAGTGATCGAAATGATCACAAACGCGCAATGGAGTTGACCGCCAACTCCGCACGGACAACGGGCCGCCCCGCGTCAGCGGAACGGCCCGTTCGTCGAAAAGGGTCAGGCGACTTCGTACGTCAGGCAGTCGGCGTCATCGGCCCCTGCGCCGATGCGCACCGCGGCCGCGGTGCACTCGAGCTTCGAGTTGTGGATGCAC
Coding sequences within it:
- a CDS encoding helix-turn-helix domain-containing protein, giving the protein MGKVVEFPKVKKRSKPLWRDVLGEVLRGERLAQERILTEVAATAGVSPQYLSEIERGRKEPSSEVLGAVTEALGLELFEVAHRVGELLGTRHEAERRDDERRESLERERAFAFRSDLPARHPAVDLGTVLVLDVDGPPVVIADGGATAAAPPGGVYLLAA
- a CDS encoding discoidin domain-containing protein, which translates into the protein MSSKTVRRGALALALASTLALAVQPAFASTPDDATEPVATSTPAPAVPESSPAPEPDGAAPSTEAPSTEAPSTDAPSADVPAPEAVAPGASGSSGPAAAPTPVEAAEEEPPAEPDIAVSISEISLDGPAILDVEVTVQNDSAKAMTKVGVSFAGPIGWQVVAVDDDLGRIAPGDDESAAFQIRIPEKRPGYALRVFTATAEYRGGDGAGTATETVSIPTIPPMPNLIDQSTLSIADVSSEETVSERTPATNAIDGDTNTIWHTAYRDGARPYPHHITIDLGAEYDVTGLEYVTRQNAVNGRMKDYQVYVSADGTTWGDPVATGSFTADLGPQRVAFAATAGRYVKLVGLNSIAGNAFGGAAEINIGGIRR
- a CDS encoding Gfo/Idh/MocA family protein, with the translated sequence MTSSRERTRPAAGLESMPSGFTRRNLIGGALAGVAIATAASAGPAGALAPMRASGAKSMANVPFEAVDTVKIGLIGLGNRGMGMLGSWVAVPGAEVVAVCDIRADRATRAADRVAAAGKTRPREYGGADTSFQKMLDTEELDLVYIATPWEFHYPQGKAALRAGAHVGVELPIATELDELWDLVDTSEQTRKHLWLMENCSYGRNELAMLKMAHDGVFGDITSGHGGYLHDLRALLFNDGYYTDDWRRIWHTKSVASFYPMHGLAPIAAAMDINRGDRFTTLSATTTAPRGLADYRERFVPRDHRSWKEEYVNGDLVTCMINTAKGRTIRAEHNVSQPRPYSRINTLEGSRGLFEDYAGSDATGARIYVEPLHSGDTWRGASALRTEYDHWLWKDLEGPASGGGHGGMDYVLQWRIVQLMRTGQVPDIDVYDSAAWCAPVPLSVMSIEKNGRPVEVPDFTRGEWKKLRLGLDSVRTTMPAVA